A part of Manduca sexta isolate Smith_Timp_Sample1 chromosome 10, JHU_Msex_v1.0, whole genome shotgun sequence genomic DNA contains:
- the LOC115440236 gene encoding segmentation protein Runt: MHLPHASPPAPSMADVYSHIHEYYRQSHGELVQTGSPAVLCSVLPGHWRSNKSLPVAFKVVALDDVQDGTLVTIKAGNDENVMAELRNCTAVMKNQVAKFNDLRFVGRSGRGKSFTLTITISTFPSQVATYSKAIKVTVDGPREPRTKQNYGYGHPGAFSPFLLNPGWLDAAYLNYAWADYFRPPQMRDQASLVKGGATPITTPPVTIPGAELFPFPPAMANLPPAGLIPPPGAFLPPNGLLPFGPHPADLALKSLPPELSLKNGMNPYDALRHLQSNVSSMDTSSARLSPTSSRQSGSPRSIANASPDRSKADSKSEANSMHEATISDESDEEPIEVVKSAFHPTRPANVELQEMKRVQAADSTVADRPRIRNELKAPSQRTTRVLSTSPTSTKIANGTISTHKSVWRPY, encoded by the exons ATGCACCTCCCGCACGCGAGCCCTCCGGCCCCGAGTATGGCTGACGTTTACTCGCACATCCATGAGTACTACCGGCAGAGCCACGGCGAGCTGGTTCAGACCGGCTCCCCGGCGGTGCTGTGCTCCGTGCTGCCGGGACACTGGAGGTCCAACAAGTCGCTGCCCGTGGCTTTCAAAGTGGTGGCTTTGGATGACGTGCAAGACGGAACTCTGGTCACGATCAAGGCTGGGAACGATGAGAACGTGATGGCGGAGCTGAGGAACTGTACTGCTGTGATGAAGAACCAAGTGGCAAAGTTCAATGACCTGAGGTTCGTGGGTCGCAGTGGACGCGGCAAGTCCTTCACGCTCACCATCACCATCAGCACATTCCCAAGCCAAGTCGCGACCTACTCCAAAGCGATAAAGGTCACTGTAGATGGACCAAGAGAACCAAGAACTAAGCAAA ATTACGGGTATGGTCATCCAGGAGCCTTCAGTCCGTTCCTTCTAAATCCCGGCTGGTTGGACGCGGCATACCTCAACTACGCTTGGGCGGACTACTTCAGGCCGCCGCAGATGAGAGACCAGGCGTCACTTGTTAAAG GTGGAGCGACGCCTATAACTACACCGCCGGTGACGATACCAGGAGCAGAACTGTTCCCATTTCCACCGGCGATGGCAAATCTTCCACCGGCTGGACTTATCCCTCCACCTGGAGCATTTTTACCACCGAATGGACTATTGCCTTTCGGTCCGCATCCAGCCGACCTAGCATTAAAATCTTTACCTCCAGAATTATCTTTGAAGAATGGAATGAACCCTTACGACGCTTTAAGACACTTACAAAGCAACGTTTCTTCAATGGACACTTCGAGCGCGAGACTATCGCCGACGAGCAGCAGACAAAGCGGCAGTCCAAGAAGTATCGCGAACGCGAGTCCAGACAGATCGAAAGCAGATTCCAAATCGGAAGCGAACTCGATGCACGAAGCGACTATCTCCGATGAGTCTGACGAGGAGCCTATAGAAGTGGTGAAGTCTGCATTCCACCCGACGAGACCGGCGAACGTGGAGTTACAAGAGATGAAACGTGTCCAAGCGGCGGACTCGACCGTGGCCGACCGACCCCGTATTCGCAACGAATTAAAAGCGCCGTCGCAGCGAACTACCAGAGTGTTGTCAACAAGCCCCACGTCAACCAAAATTGCGAACGGTACGATATCAACTCATAAATCAGTGTGGCGGCCATATTGA